Sequence from the Chelonoidis abingdonii isolate Lonesome George chromosome 1, CheloAbing_2.0, whole genome shotgun sequence genome:
ccccgcctcctgcctgtggcaatcagctggcttgtggcgttCAAGAGGGAGCGGGGAGGCACGAGGACTTggtgtgcaggctccccctccctcgccTGCTTCCCAAATGTCACAAACCAGCTGATTTCCATGGGCAGAAGGCAGATGATGGAGCGGGAGTAGAGAGGACGCAGCATGTGGAGTAAAGGGGGGGGCAGGAAGAAGAGGCGGGTTAAGGGTAGGGGCATGGGGAAGAGATGGCGTGGGCGGACCAAGGGTTGAGTCCCTTGctcctggtgcttgcagagtaggggaagctacATGTGAACTAGcaagagacaagctgggtgaggtaatatcttttattggaccaacttctggtggtgaaaaagacaagcttttgagttacacaCAGAACTCTGCCATGCTTTTGTTACCTTCAGATTAGACTATAAAATTGTTGATAGCTTGGGACCATAGACATTTGTGGTCTGTAGAGGTGTTCTAGTTGGGCTACCCTCTTTATAAAAGGGAGGTGCTGTCCTCACAGATCTAACTGTGATGGTTCTCGGGTTCTGGGGCTCCCCACATGCATTCACACACTCACTTGGTCCAAAATAATCTAAATTAATGACCACTTGGATACATTGCAAAAGCCATTTATTAGATTTTGAAGGAGGGTTGAGGGTATGTCCCTGAGAGGGTAAAAGTGCCTTTCTGTGGCATTGATATTTTGGCAGGCTAAATTCACTTTTTTCATGTGTGTGATGATTTTTATGCTGTTGGGTGGTCGTTGTTATGTAATTGTAAGTCTGCTTACTTGTTAATACACTGagagcatttgtttgttttttattgttgaaataaaatatgaaaaagtgAAGGGCTTATCTAGTGTTATGTGCTCCATACAGCAATATTTATATTTGAGAACTTTACAGCTTTATTAAAGtaacttgtatttttaaaatcctgaaatAAATCATTTTCCTGTTGTGGAAATCCAAATTTTTACATGTTTTTGTGGAAAAGTTCCATAAAAGTTCATTGTAATAAAAATCTGATActttatagaaatattttaatttccccCTGCTTTTATCAGATCTAGCAAGTACAGATTTTATCACAGGTACCTTTTATCTGATAAGCCATCTCATAAGCCTGATTTCAAACAAGCTTAATTGGATCTTGTTTTGTGTCAGCAGAATTTAGCTCAGTTAGACATCTATGTACCTAATTACTTCTGAGAATCAAGTATTTAGATGCATAAATTTTCCCCACAAATAATTTTCAAAGCTTTATGTCTTCTCAGTTCAGAGTGGTGTGAAACGAACCTAGCAATCCATCCCCCTTGTTATTTCAAAATAATCTGTGAACTTGCCTGCTATTTTACCAACGCCTAGTGATAAAAGGCAGAATTGTGATGTCACTATGAGCATTTCCACAGTTGTATTGTAGGCTCTCCACTGGCCAAAATAAGATtattggtgtgtgtatgtgtatataatgtGTAAAAAAATACACCTAACGTTTTTAGGAAGAAGGGGTAAACttgattaatttaatttatttcaacTCTCAGTACTTTATCTCCCAGCTCTgttatttacattttgtaaatcAGTATTAAGTAGAAATTAGTGTATGTCTTCTATGCAGGAAACCATAGCATTGTTTTACTTTCCTGTATACTTTCTGTTGTCTTTATCTTGTCTGATTTTGATTATAAGCTCTCTGTGAAGGAAAAGTGCCTGTTTGTTAAAGTATTCAATTCAAATATCTGAATTCAAATTCAGAGCATGAATTTATAATTCTAAACAGTTTGAAATGATAACGTCCTGGTCTAAAGCATTAGGTGCCCTAATATTGTTCAGAATTCTTGGAGTTTAGGAAGATCATTGGAAAAATTACTTCATTAAATCATTTAATTTCTTAAGGCAGACTATATTATAATGTCAAATTTTCATTTTAGGCTTTTGAAGATCTCAGCAAGTTAATGGAAAAGGTATGGGATGAAACATTTACCAGCACATCTATCTACATTTATACCAGTTATCTaacttttaatcaaaatgtctgaATAGACAGCTAAAAGCTGACGTATTTGTGGGTGTTTTGGTAGGCTAAGGAAATGGTGGAGTTATCCAAATCAATAGCtaacaaaattaaagaaaaacaaggtGACATCACGGAAGATGAGGTAAATATGCTTTCTTTCTAGATTTGACAAAAAAGCATTTTGTGAAATAACACTATGTAAACAGCTATTGTGGTAATATTCATAATAcaagtaaataatattttattaatgtcccattttttcttaacttttttatttaatgaaaagcTTTCTTTATACAATATATCTGAGCAGTGGGGAGAGAAAAGACAGTCAGCCCATTTGAgaccttgttttaaaaataattacaacgAAGTGATTACAGGATGTGCATTTCTCTTCCCCACTTAGTTTGCTTTAAAAGGGGTCAGAAGTGCAGGTTCCATTAACTAGGAGAAGATGACAATTTTCTGGGTGTTTTTGGAGATTTCAGTGTCCCTTATAAATTTCTGAAGACTTGTGTACAGCTTGCCACCATTTTGATAAATGTATATTTTGCCCAATAGTTGGCATTGTGTATTTTCAAATCTCCCAAAAAATGCATTGAGGTCtactatacaaataaaaatgtaaattttttttaaatagaactgTGAAATGACTGACACAACttacttttctttttatgtaGACTATCAGGTTTAAGTCTTATCTGTTGAGCATGGGTATAGCTAACCCAGTTACCAGGGAAACGCATGGATCTGGCACACATTACCATATGCAACTGGCAAAGCAACTAGCTGGGATACTACAGTCACCACTAGAGGTGAAGCACTTGAGATGCTCTTTTTGTGCGTGTAGATGAGTTTTTAATGCAGTGCATTTCAGTATCATGGACTTTGACAATGTCTCTTTTCAAGATCtaagacttcagtaatacaaccTCAAATTCAGCTTTTAGAGGAAttgtcattttgtcttttaaGAACATTTATTCTCTTTCTCAGCAGAAATATCTAAAAGGAACTAAGGCAATTCATATTTTCAGTAATGATTTCTCATCTTTCACATAAGAGAGTTTGTGTAATAGTTCTTCATAGGTCTGAATTAGCAGTCTCTATCCCTGGTGACTGTGGGTACAGAATTCACCCCTTGCCACGGAACTGTGCTTCTGAATCTaagctattattttaaaaattatgtttctGATCTATATGGTTGCAATGCTGACTTTGAATAAATGAATAGTGCAAAAACCAATTGAGAGTTGTCTTCCTTGACTCAAAACTATGAGCAGCCCCATTAAGCACAATGGATTgctaactctgaaacctaaaaataACTGTTTCAGTGTAAACTTCATATATATCACTGCTATAATGCTGGCTACTAAACAGATTTTATTATCAGTTTTTCTgtttaattcaataaaatttcagtttttaatataTCTGAAGCTTGCCTCTTTGAAAAAGAATGTGTGCGTTCAATATGTATGTGAAAGTCACATACTGTCtcttagattattttttttaccttaCGTTATGACCCTGTGAGTTCAAAAAACAGAAGCTCGATAAATGGTTAATAGATTTAATATAATGAAATTCCATGTACTTTTACTCTGTGTATTTTAACCTTGAAATAATTCACAGTTCTTGAATTTTAAAATTGGTATTCTGcaatttgaaattattaaagaaaattaCTGTTTGAACACTGATGTATAATTTAGATATCATTGGTCTTGTCTGTGTAGGTTTTTAAATCAAGCTCATAGTTTATCTTCTCTGCCTTAATATGTCATGTGTTGCTTAAAACTTTCATCTGtccaaatgttttattatttgcaAAATAGTGTGCTCTATGTTCTAGGTTAATACTATTTCGCTTATTGGCCTCATGTTTCCACAGGAACGAGGGGGAATAATGTCACTTACAGAGGTATATTGTCTAGTAAACCGGGCTCGGGGATTGGAGGTAAGGGACTGGATCTGTGGTATTCTTTGACAAAATCTGCTGAGAAGGTACTTTAAAGAAAGAAGTGTTAAACAAATCTTTAACTGTCTATCACATGCAGTCCAACTGCTTAAAATGATGGATGAATTGCTGTTCTTGTAATAGAAAATGgagcttttttgggggggaaggggaggttctcccttcccttctccctctccctgctaaTATTTAATCTTTGGCCATTTTCCATAGTATGTCATTCTGATGTGCCACTCCTGTAGTACCAATAAAGGAGGATGAGAGCTAGCATAAGAAAATGAAACATACAAAAACAGGCAAAATAACAGGAGGGATAGACACAGAAATAATaaagtggggggagagagagaaccagTAATCAAATAAATTTCCTGAAGAGAGAAGTCATGAACAGAGTAATGTGGAAAAGAATAAGAAGAGACCAGAAATTGGAGTGTAAGGATGAGAgaaggctgcagggggagagggatgaAAGGTGAAAATGCAATCGTGCACTACATGGTTGcttgttctgttatttttttcatctgtagttgtctgttttgtttctgtGCGTGTGTGAAATACTGTGTATTTAACATGTAAAATGTGAGTAAATATgttcttctttttaaatagttGCTCTCTCCAGAAGATTTAGTAAATGCTTGTAAGATGCTAGTGGCACTGAAATTACCCCTAAGGTAAGAGTCCTTCATGTGCATTTCTAAATAAACTGTCAGCCGTGGACCCTTGAGTCCCTTGCACAGACACAGTCTTGTGAAATGCCTTGTCTTCCAAAATCCATTTTAATGTGAAATGTGAACCTATTTCTGTGTGTTACTTAATCTTCTAAGAGGTCAGTCAGCGTTCATTCAATTTCCTATGTAATTTCCTTTAAGTTCATAAACATCACTTGTCTATCCAACTTACAAGGACTCTTTTGCTGTACTTTGTGAGCACCTTGCACTCTTTAATatgcatttatcctcataacacccctgtgagataggtaaGGATTTCCCCCATTTCAgaaatgaggaactgaggcactgagaagcTAAGTTATTTGCCCAAGGTTACGCAGGtaatgaggagggaattgaactCAGATTTCTCATGTCCCAGGGTTGCACCCTACCTAttgaaccatccttcctttccacaGATGTGACCCTAAGAAATAGTTTCACAGGGTCTTTCTTCAGGTGCAGTTAATAACACTAATACATACATACATCCACCATTATTTTACAGCATGAACAGAATTTACTTATGTTTCATGCAAAACTAAATTATATGATTcctaaaaaatacaaatgtggTTGAATTTAAGTTCCTGGGGTTTTATCTGCCAAATGTATATTTTCAGGatgtaaaaataaaaccactttgGTGCGTCGCTAATATTTTTGTTCACTTTGTTCAGTTAattattctgttttcattttgaagatTCAGCAGTTGATTTTTATGTTGTTCAGTTTTgctctttcaatttttttcttttagttattaCAATAGATTGGTTGAGATGTTATCACGTTAGATGTGTGAAACTAAGAGACTGCtaaaatacacacatttttccGTTGTTGATTTgcagctttgggtttttttggtcttttcCCTTTGATTTTTAGGCTTCGTCTATTTGACAGCGGTGTAATGGTGATTGAGCTTCAGTCCCACAATGAAGAGGAAATGGTGGCTTCTGCTTTAGAGACAGTATGTGAACTTCATTTCCTCCAGTAATCTGTCtgctagggaaactgagacacattAGGTATAAAACTTGAGGTACAGGATTTCCTTTAGAGCTTTTGAAATTTTCCACTTCCAAAAtcctaaaacaatattttttacttaaatagcatttttcattttcagagagCTATACACACATTCATCTTAGGGCAGGTCCAGGTCTACTCTACCACTTAAGTCGCTCTAACTTACATCACTTAGGGATGTGGAAACACCCCACCCTCTTCCGCCGGCCAGGCAGAGAAGTCTTGCGCTGTCCACACCAtggctatgttggcaggagatgctctaTCACTAATATAGCTTCCACTTCTCGCCAAAGTGGAGTAATTATGTTGACAGAAGAGTGCTATCCCGTCGGCAGaccgtgtcttcaccagacatgctacgcCGATGTagctctgtagtatagacctgctCTAGATCACTGTTCACTCCTCAAGGAATAAATCTGTCTTAGGGTATGTCGACACTACCTGCcagatagattgatcactacccaccaatcggCGATCGATGtattgcgtctcgtctagacgtgataaatcaatccctgaacaCGCTCctcatcgactctggaactccaccagggcaaaaAACGGAAACAGAGttgatggaggagcagcagccatTGATCCCGCGCTGCGAGGATATGAAATAaatgattctaagtcgatctaagatacgttgacttcagctatgctattcttgtagctgaagttgcgtatcttagatcgttcgatttcctccccccaccccatagaTCAGGCCTTAGAGTTCTTGTCAGACTTCATTACCTTAAAGTCCTTCCCCAAATCTTTTGCATAGTAGAAAGAGTTTATTTGATGGCATGGTATTTGGCCCATACATTAACTAACTAAATTGGACTTCAGATTGTATGTGGTTTGATTGAAAGTATATTTGAAAGCAGATATTAAATGTAGGTATGGAATGTGTGCTTGTTTTTGCGATAACAGAACATAGTATgttcaatatatattttacattgaGTTTGTTACTTTGAGGAGACTGCCTGTGTTAGTGGGTACTGCATAGAGGTAGCTTTGATTCATTAAAAGGAGTAGAAGAGCACAATATATTTAGCTGATACAAGTTCTGATCCATTTTGATACCTGAAATGCTGTTACTGCCACATCCTCTGCTGTGTTTCCCTTGCACGTTATAGAACATAGTACACACTCTTAATTTTCACAAGCTGAGAAGGCTGCATGTTGATGTTTCCAAAAGAAAATAGTCCTGTCAAGATAGAAAATTTAGTGCTACCAGATTCACCTTTGCTCTTGAAACTTGAAATGGACTCCTCAGAATAATGTATATAAAACCAAATGTGCAGAACAATGTTCCTTCATTAAAAGGGACACTTTTAAACATCAAATACTTTCTCAAAACAAATGCCATAGCTATAATGCAAATAACACCTTTGATTATTaagactgaaatatttaaatactgaTTTCTTTTAGGACATTTCATgcatttttgttaattttctgcatttctttcaAGAAAATAGACTCATTAGTTCTCCTTTTGTTTTTAGTCAGTTTTGTGGTGATGATGTATTAATTTGTTGTCTTCATCAAGTGTGCTCAGCATTGTAAAAAAACACAGTCCCTTCTTCAGGCAGCTTTAAGCAGACACATGGACATTATAAATAAGGTCAGACATACAGTGAAGAAGGTGGATTTATCACAAAGTGGTGTAGTTTTTTGACATAACACTAGGCTTCATAGACAAATATGCTGTAAGGAATGGACTTGAATTAAGAAAGATGGATGTCTTCCAAGAAATGGAAGCCGCAGGGATATAGGGATTGAAGAAGACACAAGTGGGATAAGattgcaaaaggaacaggagtgaGGTGTGAGTCGGGGGGGTGGAAGGTGATAAGGGGGAAAGGAGTAAGAAATGATATTGGAAATTAGTTAGGAGCACACTCGTGTGTAGCTTCCCAAGTGCAGTAAAATACAGTAAGATTGTTTTTTGAGAGAAGATGAGAGGAAGCCAGCGTGAGGTTTGAAACGGGTGTGGATTGGTTTGAGTGGCAGGTGAGGTAGGAGAATCAAAGGGGTCAACAACATAGAAGCTAAAGTTACTTGGGATAGGTGGTTAGGAAGGAAAATTATAATGACCCATGGGTCATATTAAGTTGTGCAATCTACTCAGTATGCTCTGTGTTTCACCCCTAGGTTTCAATGGTTTAGCTTTACCACATCTAAATATAGGGCCTACTTTGATATGAGAGTCTGTGAAGGATAATTCCAACATAATTAGAAATTGCAATGGATAATGCAGAATAAATCCCTCAGATTATGAGGGTCACAGGAGAAGGCATGTATGTGTGGGTGTGGAAGGCTGCTTGAACCTGCAATAATGGAGAAATATAAGAACAATTCATTTGCATGAAAACACGGCTTCTCCTGGGCCTGCCAAAATCCTGAAACCTAATGGAATGCTGGTTTTCACAAGTTAATACCAGCAGTGGGCTTTTTGAATTAATTAACCCCAATTCCCCACCCTGCTTCTCGGTGACATCAGCTTCTAGACCCTCTAACTTTGGTGCCTTTCGTTTCCTTTTCCAAACTTCATTGTTTACAAAATCACTTAGGGAAGACTTAGTATGACTGTGCTGTATAACTATTAATTGCACAAGTCTGTTGCTATTTATgggctatttttttccccacccactTCTCCCAAGTTATCTTTACacgtacacatacacacacatgaaaAAGAGACACACGGTTTCATTTGTTTGACTAGTTTCTATCCTTTCTGCGTTCTTCCTTTTTCATCTTACCACACTTCTGGAACGCTAAATAGTGTATTGGAcgaaaattgcttttttttttttttttttttaaacaaaaatgcaggTAAAGCAGTAGTCTTCACTAGGTATTTGTTACCAATTTGTAACAGTTAACCCTCTGAACCAAGACTGAGCTAAAATAATGGAGAAAATTATTTCATTCTGTAGTAGAAAGGAAAAGATCAACATTATTTTAATGCCATGCTTTTCTCTCTGATAGGTATCTGAAAAGGGTTCTCTTACAGCTGAAGAGTTTGCCAAGCTTGTGGGGATGTCTGTTCTTTTAGCCAAAGAGAGGTAactatgttaatttttaataactcCTTGATTATCATATTGCCCTTACCAAATATTACAAatgttctttctctttcttcaggCTGCTTCTAGCTGAAAAGATGGGCCATCTTTGCAGAGATGATTCAGTGGAAGGCTTGAGATTCTATCCAAACTTATTTATGACACAAAGTTAACGATATTGTAGTTCATGCATGTTTATCATGTAATGGTTAAACATAAGCGAGCAGAAGGGGGAGCCCTTCAAATGACAGATTTTAAGATTTTGCTTTGTAAATCAAAACAGTGGTGAATATTGTGATGAAAAAGCTTTTACAGCTATTTCAAATGCTGAGTGGTCCTATTTGGAATGGAGAGGAATGTTACAGAAAGTAACAGGAATCATGGAGTCAGAATCATCTGATCTCAAATTGGCAAGCTGATATACACTTAATCAGCATAAGTTTTACTCAGTagtccatttatctttttactTCAGGAGAAGTGAGATGATTATTTCACAAGAGTTAAAGTGGAGAAAATATCCTTTGTGGTCTGTTCGCAAAGGcagacagaacatagaacactGTTATTTACTGCATACAGATGATAGCAAGGAAATAGAAGTGTGTACATGCCAAAGCAAGCTTCCTCTCCATACTCTCCAGCTTCAGTATATTTTTTGTGTCTGTGAGTTCAGATCAGAGACATATATCCATAGGGATGAGAAATGTTACATGGTTTATGCATGTTGAGGTCTGAGGAACAAATCAATATTGAATGCTCCGTTTTCCCAGGAACTATAAAAAATTTTCCTAGCAAGAATCCCAAATTTTGGGAGTCAAAGCCCAGGGAATTCTTTGTAGATATAAATGACCTGACTTAATAGAGACTAACCTATGTTATGAAAATCTGGAAAACAGTGTTTAATGTGTCATGTCTAATGCTAAATAGACAAACAAGAAGTATTGTGAGTGCAGAGGTCCTCCTTTctttgctctccctcccccaaaaagctTCATTATGTTGCTGTTTGTGTGCGCATTTGCCAGCTCCTTTAGCTAGTGTTGAGGGAAATCAATTATTCTGTCACTGCATCCTGTCCAACAGCATAATGACCTGTTTTTCCTTTCAGACTTCTAAAGAAAAGTCATTGATCAAAGCTGCCTACCATGTGTCTGTCTTGAAGAGATGGTTTGTTAACTTGCATAACCTTAGTCTGCAGAAACCagtgttttaatattaaaagGAAGAACAGAAAAACCTTCGTGTTTATCAGTCGAGGTGTAAACCCTTTGGTTTTACCTATGCTGTGGATTTACAGAATTCAGTTACACAGCCCTAACTTTCTATAACCCCTGTGGATTTGTATATTAGTTATATGTTTTAGAAGAGCTAAAGTTACATAGATGATGGTAAGTGATGTCAGAGGCCCACATGATTTAAGCTTCCCACATAACCAGATATGATATATTATTGCAGAATTCAGTTCAAAGTTTGGATGAAGACCGCATTGATGTAGCTTTGAATTAAAGATATGGCAATAATAATCAGATAGAtgttaaaagaaaggaaagagagaggttcTTTTAATTGTCTGAAAATATCTATAGAAATCTTACAATATCACCACAGTTTGGTCAAGGTTGAAGGGCCACCCAGGCTCAGGTTTTTGATAGTTACTGTTTACCTGTTTGTTTTCCCATGTACCTCTGCTTTAAATTTGCTTTGGTTCTTCTCCCACACCTTCATTGCAGGTTCTTGTAGGATGCTCATCTGGAGCAAAGACATGCTGTCCCCCAGTGCATCTCCCTAGTTAGCTTTCATGCCGTGCTCTCTTAGGGCACTGTTCTCCTTGCATTTCCTCAAGTGGAGGGGAGCCAAAACTCATTGATCAGGCAGGGAAAGGAATTACACGGGGAAGAACTGGTACCAGGGCATTCTCAATGTTCTGTACTTTCTCTGCAGCAGCTTTGTAGAGATCCAGATTtatgggtggggaaggagggaccAGTTGAACTCCACCACATTCTCTTTTTTCACCTCCTGCCTGTAAACAACAGGACAGATCAGTACAGGTTACTGCGGACAATGTGCTCTCAAAGAGTTGAAGAAGTGAGAGGCAGAGAGGATACCTAAAGTGGATGTTCTTGCTGTCAGTGTTTCGCTGGAGAGCCATGAATGTTAGGAAACGATCTACTGGTTTAGGTGGCTGAAACCTTCATAAGGGAGCAGCTTTTCCTCTCCACAACCATGATGAAAGTGTAAAGAGAAAATACCAAATTTACACTCCTAATGTCTATTCCCCTACTCAGGAATAACCCATATAGAGCACTTAGTTTGTCTCAGTTGAGCAGTAATGGTACAACATACA
This genomic interval carries:
- the VPS36 gene encoding vacuolar protein-sorting-associated protein 36 isoform X1, with the protein product MDRFAWASGLLEMNETLVIQQRGVRLYDGEEKVKFDTGVLLLSTHQLIWRDLKNHECCIAIPLSQIVFIEEQAAGIGKSAKIVVHLHPAPSNKEPGPFQSSKYSYIKLSFKEHGQIEFYRRLSEEMTQRRWENMPVSQTIQINRGPQAGRIRAVGIVGIERKLEEKRKETDKNISEAFEDLSKLMEKAKEMVELSKSIANKIKEKQGDITEDETIRFKSYLLSMGIANPVTRETHGSGTHYHMQLAKQLAGILQSPLEERGGIMSLTEVYCLVNRARGLELLSPEDLVNACKMLVALKLPLRLRLFDSGVMVIELQSHNEEEMVASALETVSEKGSLTAEEFAKLVGMSVLLAKERLLLAEKMGHLCRDDSVEGLRFYPNLFMTQS
- the VPS36 gene encoding vacuolar protein-sorting-associated protein 36 isoform X2, translating into MDRFAWASGLLEMNETLVIQQRGVRLYDGEEKVKFDTGVLLLSTHQLIWRDLKNHECCIAIPLSQIVFIEEQAAGIGKSAKIVVHLHPAPSNKEPGPFQSSKYSYIKLSFKEHGQIEFYRRLSEEMTQRRWENMPVSQTIQINRGPQAGRIRAVGIVGIERKLEEKRKETDKNISEAFEDLSKLMEKAKEMVELSKSIANKIKEKQGDITEDETIRFKSYLLSMGIANPVTRETHGSGTHYHMQLAKQLAGILQSPLEERGGIMSLTELLSPEDLVNACKMLVALKLPLRLRLFDSGVMVIELQSHNEEEMVASALETVSEKGSLTAEEFAKLVGMSVLLAKERLLLAEKMGHLCRDDSVEGLRFYPNLFMTQS